The following DNA comes from Leucoraja erinacea ecotype New England chromosome 38, Leri_hhj_1, whole genome shotgun sequence.
taggagcagaattaggccattcggcccatcaaatcccccTCTACTACCTGTGctggggatggggaggaaggaactgtggatgctggtttaaatcgaaggtagacatgcttgatcaatggtgttttatcattaatgtcttatgattaatgtttagtgttttctgagtcattcgtaattgtcactatgtcatgttgttacttgtgggcggagcaccaaggcaaattccttgtatgtgaatacttggccgataaacgtactcactagagtaattcagcgggacaggcagcatctctggacagaaggaatgggtgacgtttcaggtcgagaccctccgtcagactgtagaagggtctcaatccaaatcgtcacccattgttTCCGGGAATGGGGAAGCAGGTAATTGTTGTGTATGTAACAGAGAGGTTTGTGGTGACCAGAGCCAGTTAATTTTAGGGAAACTGTTTGTATGGCACTCAGTTGCATTATGTTTCAGTATTGGCGCACATTAAATAATCAAATTCATAAGCAGGCTGCTTCTTGGGatgaaaaaaatacacaaaattacaaaaagttaaaagtgcagATGCCCTAATGACGCAGATTGGAGGATGGGGATGAACCAATTTCAAGAAGTTAATGAAATAAACTGCAAAATGCTGCTTTTGGTCTCCtcattggaggaaggacattcttgctattgagggagtgcagcgtaggttcaccaggttaaatcccgggatggcgggattgtcatatgctgagagaatggacggctgggcttgtacactctggagtttagaagggtgagaggggatttcattgaaacatataagattgttaagggtttggacacgctagaggcaggaaacgtgttcccgatgttgggggagtccagaaccaggggccacagtttaagaataaggggtaagccatttagaacggagacgaggaaacactttttctcacagagagtggagagtctgtggaattctctgcctcagagggtggtggaggccggttctctggatactttcaaaagagagctagatagggctcttaaagatggtggagtcaggggatatggggagaaggcaggaacggggtactgattgtggatgatcagccatgatcacattgaatggcggtgctggctcgaagggccgtatggcctactcctgcacctattgtctattgaaagaatggattgactgggcttatgttcactggaatttaaaggatgagaggagatcttataggaacatataaaattcttaagggattggacagactagatgcaggaaaaatgttcctgatgttggggggaatccagaaccagggtcacagtttaagaataagggctaggccatttaggactgagattggaaaaaaccttttcacccagagagttgtgaatctgttgaattctctgacacagatgacagtggaggccaattcactggatgttttcaagagagagtttgggctaaaggaatcaagggatgtaaggaaaaagtaggaacagggtactgattttggatgatcagccatgatcatattgaatggcggtgctggctcaaagggccgaatggcctactcttgcacctatgttctatgtttctatgctttacaaaaaaaacccacaaagtgctggagtaactcagcatcgctggagaacatggacaggtgatgttacaGGTCGGGAACCATCCCGGGCTGGTCAActatcatgtcctccagagaggctgcctgacctactgagttactccagcactttgtgtcttttttttgtatatagcagcatttgcagttccttgtgtctacttatCGGAATGGGTCTATCCGAATCTCCCAATCTGTCTCATTAGGgcacctgcactttttttttttaatctgcactttctctgtagttgcAGCTCTGTAATCTTGCAACGggggatcatgcaaactccacgcagacagcatccgatgtcaggatcgaacccgggtctcagcagcagtgaggcaacagctctatcgCCGCCCTTCTGGAGAGCCCTGTAGCGCTGCTTTAGACTGCTCAGTGTCACCtgcagtgtatgtgtgagtgccgGCAGGGGGCTGTCTATTTCGCAGCAGCAGACGCCGACTGAAGGTGTGTGAAGTCGGGGCAGTGGGTCGCTGAGAGCCCGCTGTATGTCTGAGCCTCCATATCTTCCCCGCTAACATCAGGAGGCAGGCAGCCAGACCAGCGACCATGCAGTCTACTCACGCCCACTTAATGGCCAACTCTTGTCCAGAACCCAAGTTTCAGAAATTCAACTTGAAatcaaatatattatttttttaaattaaaacaataGCATTCCTCGTTGTCACTTTGCCCTCAGCTAACACTGAACCATTCCACATTCTCTGGAGCATAATCTGCTTTGATagtcacagagtggaaacaggcccttcggcccaacttgcccacaccggccaacatgtcccagctacactagtcccacctgccagcatttggcccacatccctccaaacctgtcccttatccatgtacctgtctaactatttcttaaacgttgggatagtcccagcctctgtcgttttcacaccttacccttccctatctctagtttccctctgccctgactctgtctgaagaagggtatcgacccgaaacgtcacccattccttctcttcagtaaACATTTGGACTGAGGGGGTCGGTATCTTCCAGTGTCTAATCGGATTTAGTCTAAAAACATTAAATCATTTAACAAACATTGATTATAGCTGTTGGGAGGATTTGTATTATTAATTCCGTCTGCTTTTAGTATTACTCCCACGCAATactgaaatataaaaaatatgtTAGAAATAGTTACAAAACTATACTCTAgaaggaagtctgaagaaaggtctcgacccgaaacgtcacccattccttctcctcacagatgctgccgttCCCGCTGAGTCACTGTGCTTTTCTCCAGATCCcattatctgtagttccttgtgtgtgtTTTCAGATTAATTTCGATTAGACTCTGATCTCCAAATAACCCCAATATAgatgtgtcagaggttgtggtggagagggcgggagaatggggttgggagggagagatagatcagccacgattgaatggcggagatgggccgaatggcctaattctgctcccatcccttctGATAAATATCCCTGGACCTGGTGGGTTTTGgtgagatctgaagaagggtctcgacccgttcctttcccccagagatactgcctgtcccgctgagttactccagcatttttgtgtcttatctttggtgacATCTCATCTCCCCGGAAAGTTGACGAGGTGAAAGTTTAAGGccggggaggggtgtgggtggtggcgGCATCTATCTTGTTTCGGTGCGAGTTTCTGTGTAAAGTccatgggggtgggaggggtgtttCCTACGTCGCCGCTGGAACCACCGTCTCAAATCAGAGCAGCGGGCGTTGTGGCAAATGTATAACAACGTCGATTTGAACTTTGAAGGCCTTAACGAGGAAAAAATGAATGACAACTATAGATGAAGCAACGGAGACTGAGGCCACGCCTTGGCGAGGATCtcaggaaggaggggaggggaagggaatggaagggaggagaggaggtttTATGTCCAGCACTCCCCATGCATAGCGTTCAGCATTATACCGCAGGAACCGCAGCAGGTTTTATTTTaactgggagaggggagggagggagggggtgaaacCGAGCGTTTTTCAGGGTGATCTAATCCGCCTATTGCACCAGAGAAACGGCAAGCGTGACACAAAAGAGGCGGAGGCAAGGGggaggcgatgcaaggccacctTAACTAACAGAGGGCGGGCAGAGCCATTTTAAAAAGTTGCAGAGAGACAGGGAGGtgggcaagtgtgtgtgtgtgagcgcatgCTCGCTGCAATCTACATCCGcgccctttcctctcctctcctctctctccgggGCTGCGAGTTCAGTTTCATGGATATTTTCTCCCCGATGTGTATATAatctcaaatttttttttaaattattacaaGCCAAGGAGTTGTGTTggggagaaaaacctttttctctctcttgttccCCGAGAAGATGAAAAATGAAGGCATTGGAAGGGATGAGTGCGGAAGCTGTCGGGTGAGGTTGTGAATCGAGGCGTTTGTTGCAATTTGTGGACTTTGTATCAAAGGGCCTTGTATCAACGTTCCATTGAAACTACACGTCCCATTGATCGCCGGCCGGCGTTGCATCTCTGTGGCTACATATTGTGCAGCTCCACTTGACTCCTCTtatccccaccaccccaccccgtattcccctccccctccccttcctcaccctccctacccccctcccgtccctcccgtacccccccccccccccccccgtcccgccGCACCGAAGATGGGTAACGCGTTCGCCAAGATCTTCggcagcaaggagatgaggatactGATGCTGGGCTTGGACGCAGCGGGCAAGACGACCATCCTGTACAAGCTGAAGCTGGGCCAGTCCGTCACCACCATCCCCACGGTGGGCTTCAACGTGGAGACGGTCACCTACAAGAACGTGAAGTTCAACGTGTGGGACGTGGGCGGACAGGACAAGATCAGGCCGCTGTGGAGGCACTACTACACGGGCACGCAGGGGTTAATCTTCGTGGTGGACTGTGCCGACCGCGATCGCATCGACGAGGCGAAGCAGGAGCTGCATCGGATCATCAATGATCGCGAGATGAGGGATGCTATCATCCTGATTTTCGCCAACAAACAAGACCTGCCCGATGCCATGAAACCGCACGAAATCCAGGAGAAACTGGGCCTGACCAGGATCAGAGACAGGAATTGGTATGTGCAGCCCTCATGCGCCACCTCGGGAGACGGCCTCCACGAAGGACTCACCTGGCTAAATTCAAATTACAAATCTTAACCAGACGAGACGCCCAGCATTACAATCTCTTTCCTCGGTCTGCTTTGGTTGAATGAAATATtttaagaagaagaaggaggaggaggagaagaagaaaaaaaaacttaaCTTGTACAAGACACACAAGTTTACTTTAATGAAaacatttctgttttgttttgggGAGGGGTGAGACTGAGAGGACATTCTCTAACCAATTGTCGAATTCATTCCAGCTCGGGTCTGGTTGGTGTTCGAGGTGAAATTAAGAGGGGGCGGCGGGAGGGAGGGGTTGTGATATATGCACACAGGCTATgcaatggtggggaggggggaggggggaagataaCCCTTACAGCGTTACCGCTCGGCTTCCAaacttctaacccccccccctcctcccaactATATTTCATTAAACGCCCTCCACACTATGTTATGCAACGAGGAAGCAGTCGGAGAGACCCCCatttctccacccccccactaACCCTGACCTTAATCAGAACATCAATCTCATAGATCCATCATGCCTTTTTCAATTGGAACGATTCTGTATTGTAACACGGCAGCGTTGGTGCTGTGGGTTCAAGGcctgtgaggggtgtgtgtgtgtgtgtgatggggcaacttggttacTTTAATGACAGATTTGTAAAAATGAGTTATTTCTACCGAGGGGTGATGTTATCAAGATCTCTCTTTAGTAAATTGCCTTGTTTTGATGAACACAGTGAGGGTGCGGTTAGACTTTTTTTCTCTCATTGGATCCACTCTCGTCAAGGTGACCCTGACTAGCAGTTTCACTTGTAGGTTTCAAGTGTGTGACCTATGAGACCAAAAGTGTGTTTCCTTTACTATCGGTGCCTGTTGGGGGTGAATACACTGGAGCATAGGCCAGTGTAACAAAAATAATTGAACATAAGACTGGTAAATGAATGGGAAGCAAGTTTTTATTTAAATTCAACCTTACTAAACCTTATGGGCCCTGCGTTGCCAAATAATTGGCTAATTTACAATCTTAATCTTTCTGAAGTGAGCAAAGGTCGGAAGAATTAAGGTTAATTCCACTCTAAAGCTGAACCACTGTGGTAAGATCATGCCTTGCTTCCAAGTAACTATTccttcatagacatagaaacatagcaaataggtgcaggagtaggccattcggcccttcgagcctgcaccgccattcaatatgatcatagctgatcatccaactcagtatcctgtacctgccttctctccataccccctgatccctttagccacaagggccacatctaactccctcttaaatatagccaatgaactgtggcctcaactaccttctgtggcagagaattccacagattcaccactctctgtgtgaaaaatgttttcctcatctcggtcctaaaagatttcccccttatccttaaactgtgaccccttgttctggacttccccaacatcgggaacaatcttcctgtatctagcctgtccaaccccttaagaattttataagtttctataagatccccccccccctcaatcttctaaattctagcgagtacaaaccgagcctatccagtctttcttcatatgaaagtgctaATATTCTTGAAGTCTTGACTAATAAATCTACTGATCATTGCCTTCAAACTTCACCTTGGCACCTTTTAAGTTATTGGGgagctaatttttttttaaattttaaattgtgcCACCCCACATTGTGTTCTCCATAAGAATTTGGATCCAAATGGGCAGGTTTGTGTCTGTTCAAATGTCACCACCTAGCCTGGTACTGCTTGAAGGATCTTGATAAAGTTGCCCACTCAGACCCCCCCACGGAGAACGTGTGGAGTGTGGAGTTTTCAGTAACGCTCTGTGTCTTGGTTCTGTTCATCAGCACTGGATGTGTATAAAATCCTCGCCTTCCACACACTGTCACAGTGGgaggtgtgtgtttatgtgtgtgtgtgtgttatgaaaGGTGTGGAGATCTTGGCCATTTTATTTTcagctcccccctccctctccccagttTAACACCACCATTGGTGATGGCTGGGAAAACCGTATCTGATAGACTGAACCCGGAGTATTTATGGAGGTGGGAGAACGCAGGGGGGGGAGCTTTGCTCAGCTCACGATACCTCTGGTGTTAGGGGTTCAAGGCCTGTGTGCAACAGATGGAGCTGGGATTTGGGATGTGATCGCCATCTGCTTTCAGAATGATTTTGGGGGTGATCGTCGAGTTTCGAACGGGAACTTTTCAAATTCTGCATCGGGTAATTTCCTCTGCTACGGTAGAACTTTAGGATGCGGCATCGAACTTGAAGTTGCTTTTCAAAATTAAGCTTGAATTATTTAATCTACGTAACGGTACTAAACTCAGGGCGCTCCCTAATTGTGTCGGCCTGGGTCTTCCTTCCTCTCAACCTTACGGTACACTGGTGCTAATGAGATGGTGGGGCCATTGCCCAGAGAAACCTTCCTTCCACATCAGACGATGCCAGTGGGGCTGGGAATGAAGGTGCTTGAGGATGAGTGGGTGGGGTGGCAGATCAGCCCAATTGCACTGCCAAGCATCTGGGACAGGCGTGAGGTGCTaattccccctttctcccccccactccttaGGTTCAAAGGCAACAATTGCCAGTATCACCAGGGCCGAGATTTGATACATTTAGCAGGATTCCATCAAAATTGTGTCgtgcatgttttttttgtttttgatttgctGGTCTTTGTGAATCTTTAAATGCAGAGTCCCCGTCCTGTCTGCCTGCCTCCCAGCCCTTAGCGTTACTCATCGCAACCCCTCCAGACTTTTACAACCTGCTTTTAATTATCTCCCCGAATTCTCAGCAGGCAAAAGGCCgggtgatgtttaagaaggaactgcagatgctggaaaatcaaaatgctggagaaactcagctgggtgaggcagcatctatggagcgaaggaaataggcaacgtttcggatcgagacccttcttcagctgagtGAAAGGGGTTCCCTGCTGTACCGCTCACTTCCTGCTAGGTGTCGCCCCTGAGCACCTGCAATGGGGACCCCCTATAGCAGGAGATGTCCACACTCTGGGCATTTATGTGTCTGAACTCTGGCTGTAACTTGGAAGACTTTGTTTCCCCCGTTCAGATGCTTACAACTTTTCTTTTCCCCCCTTTGAAACAACCATTTTGAACTTTCCCCAGAGTTGCTCACTGTAACACTGTCAGAGGCAGTTTCATGGAGTATTAAGTCCTGACCTCTGGTCTGAATGGGATGGCATATTGGGAAAAATGGGGACTGATTCAACGCACCTTGCCCAGTTCacctcccttctcttcccctcccccctcctccgaaTCAGGGCAAAGGGATTGAATCTGCTGTGACtttctttttaaaattaaaagatAATTTGGTGAGATATGGGGATTTCATACTTTCTGCAAAAAGAACCATTTAATGCAAGGATAATGTGTCTTTGCCTTAAATAACGCAAAATGGACCCCCTCCTCCCCGTCACGATAGTTCAGGAGTGGTACCTCTGTGTGCCAAAATTAAAAGTGAGTGTGTGGTGTTCGAGGTAGATGGTCTTGACTTCGAAGGGCAATgcagtgggagttggggggacaGGACACCTCCAAGTCACTGGTGTACAATGTCAGTTCCTCTACCTGCTTCACATGTgacttatttccccccccccccccccccggatgttTTCATGCACCTTGCACCCCAGGGTCTCCCATCCCCACTCTCACTGGTCGCCACGGAAACACTTCACCGCGGCCCCCCCCCCATCTCGCGCAGCCCCACCCAACCGACACCTTTCCCAAAATCCGCCCCCTGGATTCGAACCCCCAACTCTCGGTGGGGTTCGAGGTCTCCCCGGTTTAACCTGGAGGAGCCAGCTGTGTGCAATATGATCGGAAACGCCACCACCCGAACTCAAGACCTGTCTAATAACTCAACGCCAACTCCACTGACCTGGGTGAAATGACCACAGTAGAAGCTTGCAACCGAGTGTGAAACACTTTTgtcttatgtgtatgtgtgtgtgtgtgtgtgtggatgggggcAACTCGATCTGAAATTTTTATCATTCCTGACCTCCGATTGCTGGATGAAATCAGTGTGAAGGGGAGCTCTATATTGAGCCGATACTGTCTGCTGTGGGGATAATTGCTGGGACAATGGAGAGGGTGCTTAACTTTGTGTCTAACCCATGCTTTATCTGATCTGAAATTGGTTAATGGGAGCAGTAGAAGAAAATTTACTTGCACATAATTCTTACTGTATCTGCCTCAAGTTTGGATGGAGTATAAATTCTACAATACCGCCATGGAATATGAAACGCTAAAGAAATTTGAagaattttttttggggggggggggtgtggggattaTAATGCTGTAAATTTAGCCTCAATAAAAGACTTGTACCAGTTACTTCTGAGGTGGTTCACTTGTTTGCTTGGATCACGCCTGGCCAGTTCTCCGAGTCCTCTCCCATCGCGGTGCGCGATCGGGAATGTCGTTTGGAATtagcgcccaccccccccccctgtcagggAAAGCACTTGGCATAGACacaaggtgtaggagtaggccattcggccctttgagccagcaccgccattcaatgtgatcgtggctgatcatccccaatcagtacccctgttcctgtcttctcctcatatcacctgactccgctatttttaagagccctatctagctctctcttgaaagcatccagagaaccggcctccaccgccctctgaggcagagaattccacagactcaccactctctgtgagaaaaagtgtttcctcgtctccgttctaaatggcttattccttattgttaaactgtgtggTTCCTGGTTCtgaactgccccaacatcgggaatgtgtttcctgcctccagcgtgtccaagcctttaacaatcttatatgtttcaatgagatcccctctcatccttctaaactccaaagtgtacaagcccagctgctccattctctcagcatctaacagtcccgccatcccgggaattaaccttgtacccttcgagacccttctttagtggagtcaggggatatggggagaaggcaggaacggggtactgattgtggatgatcagccatgatcacattgaatggcggtgctggctcgaagggccgaatggcctactcctgcatctactgtctattgacccgaaacctgaattccaccagcttgactgtgtggtcattaaataatctcatctaatctaaacgtcacccatcccttctctccagaaatgctgcctatcccactgagttactccagcattttgtgtctatcttaaactaaactaaacgtctgaagaagggtcctgacctgaaatgtcacctatccatttcctccagagatgctgcctgtcccgctgagttactccaaagtcGAACTGCATGGTTGGTTTCAATGTTTAATTTTGAACATCAGCCGGGGTTCCAGTTCCTAGTCGCTGAGTCTAACTGGGCCgtggcagcatctgtgtgagCACAGGATGTGTGTAGGCCCAGCCTGCTGGGTTGAGAGTCACTGATACAGATGATTAGAGTTACTCATAGAGttacacagtggaaacaggcccatcctgcccacaccggccaacatgccccatctacagaaccaggagccacacacagtttaagaataagtttcccgatgttggggtaagccatttagaacggagacgaggaaacactttttctcacagagagttgtgagtgtggaattctctgcctcagagggcggtggaggccggttctctggatactttcaagagagagctagatagggctcttaaagatagcggagtcagaggatatgggggggaaggcaggaacggggtactgattggggatgatcagccacgatcacattgaatggcggtgctggctaactatccataagagccctatctagctctctcttgaaagcatccagagaaccgacctccaccgccctctgaggcagagaattccacccacTCACAAATCTATGATAACGTTtttgtcctcatctccgttctaaatgtcttaccacttattcttaaactaagacccccaacatcgggaacatgtttcctgcctctagcgtgtccaaccgctcaataatcttatatgtttcaataagatatcctctcatccttctaattgaAGTACATAgaatttcctcactgtatctctaaactaaactaaactaagattacaaaatgatgagaggcatagatagggtagatagtcaaagtcttttttcccccccaggaTGGGAGTATCAAATGCTAtatggtctcccctcaatctccgacacttcagagaaaacagtccaagtgaagaagggtctcgacccgaaacgtcacccattccttctctccagagattctgcctgtcccgctgaattactccagctttttgtgtctaatgaaGCTTGTCCATCCTCTCCTGCTAGCTAGTATATTCCTCACAGAGCAGCATCCTGCAAACCCCTTCAGTGCCCCCtccccaaagcccccacatccttcctgtactgcAGCCTGCaatgctcccaatgtggcctgaCTGAGCGTTCATACACGACTTCCTGCCTCTCACACTTGACTGAACAAGGCAAGTTTTAGTGACCTTTCAATAGCattcactaaatgctggagtagctcagcgggacaggcagcttccccggagagaaggaatgggcgacgttttggcttgagacccttcttcagactcatgatccgaaaagtcacccatccttctctccagagatgctgcccgtcccgctgagttactccagcactctgtgtctatcttcagtgtaaaccagcatctgcagttccttcctgcacataagagACCTTCCACCAGCTTTCCACAGCACCCATAactgttgggggggtccagaaccaggggccacagtttaagattaaggggtaagccatttagccatcgggaacatgtttcctgcctctagcgtgtccaaacccttaacaatcttatatgtttcaatgagataccctctcatccttctaagttgcTGCCATTCAGCACTTGCagagctggagacccgggttcgatcccgaccacgggcgctgtctgtacggagtttgtacgttctccccgtgacctgcgtgggtttaccaaGAGatgtttagtttcctcccacactccaaagacgtgcaggtttgtaggttaattggctttggtgtaaatgtaaaattgtccccagtgtgcgtggGATAATGTCGCAGCGgtatatttggagtgtggaaggaaaccggagcacccggagaaaacccacgcaggtcacggggagaacgcacaaactccatacagacagggcccgtagtcgggatcgaacctggctctctggcgctgcaaggcagcaactccaccatgccGTCTGCAATCCCAGCTAAACCCAATCTAttagctctctctctcccccagtgaGATCCACCAATCCTAATTGTGTTAATTGGTGTTTTGGTTAGCTTGACTCGTTGTATTACAGGCTTGATGGAGAATCCACAGCATCCTGTACATCCCACTCATTACTGGGAGTGAACATGCGTTAGAACAGAGAGGACATCCGatgcctcacatagaaacatagaaacatagaaattaggtgcaggagtaggccattcggcccttcgagcctgcaccgccatttaatatgatcatggctgatcatccaactcagtatcccgtacctgccttctctccataccctctgatccccttggccacaagggccacatctaactcccacttaaatatagccaatgaactggcctcaactaccctctgtggcagagatttccagagattcaccactctctgtgtgaaaaaagttcttctcatctcggttttaaaggatttcccccttatccttaagctgtgaccccttgtcctggacttccctaacatcgggaacaatcttcctgcatctagcctgtccaaccccttaagaattttgtaagtttctataagatcccctctcaatcttctaaattctagagagtataaaccaagtctatccagtctttcttcataagacagtcctgacatcccaggaatcagtctgggtgaaccgtctctgcactccctctatggcaataatgtcctcctcagatttggagaccaaaactgtatgcaatactccaggtgtggtctcaccaagaccctgtacaactgcagtagaacctccctgctcctatactcaaatccttttgcaatgaaagctaacaaagctcacaaccaccacctccacacctcccttctatctctccctgttttccctctccctctccctccctctccctatccccctcgctcccctcatctcatctgtggatttctctgcctcagaaggcggtggaggcaggaaacatgacttcagaattaagggacagtagtttaggggtaacatgagggggaacttctttactcagagagtggtagcggtgtggaatgagcttccagtggaagtggtggaggcaggttcgttggtatcatttaaaaataaattggataggcatatggatgagaagggaatggagggttatggtatgagtgcaggcaggtgggactaagggaaaaaaagttgtttggcacggacttgtagggccgagatggcctgtttccgtgctgtaattgttatatggttatatgttcccgatgttgggggagtcaaggggccacacagtttaagaatacttaaggataaaggggaaatcctttaaaaccgagatgagaagaacttttttcacgcagagagtggtgaatctctggaactctctgccacagagggtagttgaggccacttc
Coding sequences within:
- the LOC129714258 gene encoding ADP-ribosylation factor 6-like; this translates as MGNAFAKIFGSKEMRILMLGLDAAGKTTILYKLKLGQSVTTIPTVGFNVETVTYKNVKFNVWDVGGQDKIRPLWRHYYTGTQGLIFVVDCADRDRIDEAKQELHRIINDREMRDAIILIFANKQDLPDAMKPHEIQEKLGLTRIRDRNWYVQPSCATSGDGLHEGLTWLNSNYKS